In Streptomyces nojiriensis, the sequence GGCCGGGTGGACCCGCAGGACGTGATCCGGGACGGGCGGAGCTTCCCGCTCAAGCCGGCCGCGGGGCCCGACATGGAGGGCCGCTGGGTGTACGAGGGCCCGCTCGCCCTCGACCGTACGGGTCCCTTCGGCTACACGGTGCGCATCCTGCCCGCGCACCCGCTGCTGGCGACCCCGGCGGAACTGGGGCTGGTCGCGGCCCCGGTGGAGACGGACGCGGGCGGCGGGGTGCTGCTGCGGTAGGCACCGTGGCGGTACCGGTTCAGGGGGCGGGCGGCGGATCCACCAGCCGCTCGCCCTCCACGAGCATCCCGGCCCGCTTGACGCTGCGCAGGGCCGGGATCACCTCCACCTGCCCCACGCCGTCCACCGCGCCGATCCGCTCGGTCAGGTACGTGTAGAGCGCGTCGGTGTCCCGGCACACGACCACCGCCATCAGGGAGGCCGCCCCGGTCACGGCCGCCGCGAACGGCACCTCGCGGTGGCTCGCCAGCGCGGCCCCCACCTCCGCCAGCCGGGCCGGCGGGACGGTCAGCACCATCGTCGCCTCGGCCTCGTAGCCGAAGAGCGAGGGGACGAACTCCACGTCGAAGAAGAGCGCCCCGAGATCGCGCAGCCGTTCCACCTTCCGGCGGGCGGTCGACTCCGACAGCCCGGTGGCGCGGGCCAGTTCCGGATACCCGGCGCGCCCGTCCCGGCCCAGCACCGCGAGCAGCGCGAACTCCGTCTCGTCCAGGGCGTACCGGTCCGGCCCGGGCGGGGCCGCGGGCCGCTCCAGGGCCGCGATCTGATCCGGGCGCAGCACGTCCACGCCCGCCCACGAGTCGGGCCCGCCGAAGAACTTCCGCAGGATGGTGTGGGCGCTGATGCCGGTCACCCGGCGGGTGCGCGGCAGCTTCTCCAGCAGCAGGGTGTCCCGGTCCCTGCGGGTACGGGCCCGGGTCATGCAGTGGACCTCCGTGCCGCCCGAGTTCAGGGTCACCCACGCGATGTCCGGGCGGCGGGCGAGCGCCTCGGCCACCGGGAGCGCCGCGTCGGGGGCGCACTGCACCCGCAGCCAGGACTCGAACAGGCCGACGCGGCTGCCCTGCGGCAGCCCGACCACCCGGACCAGACCGGCGGTCCGCAGCCGCCGGTAGCGGCGTACGACGGTCTGGTCGGAGACCTCCAGCACCTCGGCGAGCCGGCTGAAGGAGGCCCGGCCGTCGATCACGAGGGCGTGCACCAGGGACTGGTCGAGTGCGTCCAGCTGCGTCTCGTTCATGGTTTCCATCATTGCAGGGGCTCTGATGAAGGAAATCCAGCAGAACCGGGCCGCTGGATGGGGGAAGGGAGGTGGGCGGTGGGACCTTGGGGTCACCGCGGACCCGCCCGCGACCCCGCCCCTGTGCACACCCGAGGAGAACTCCCATGCGCAAATGGCTGCCCCTGACGGCCGTCTGCCTCGGGGCATTCATGCTCCTGGTCGACGTCACGATCGTGACCGTCGCCCTGCCCGACATGTCCGCCGACATGGCCTCCGATTCTTCCTTCGGCGGATTCGCCGGCCTCCAGTGGGTGATGGACGGCTACGCCCTCGCCCTGGCCGCGCTGCTGCT encodes:
- a CDS encoding Lrp/AsnC family transcriptional regulator, whose amino-acid sequence is MNETQLDALDQSLVHALVIDGRASFSRLAEVLEVSDQTVVRRYRRLRTAGLVRVVGLPQGSRVGLFESWLRVQCAPDAALPVAEALARRPDIAWVTLNSGGTEVHCMTRARTRRDRDTLLLEKLPRTRRVTGISAHTILRKFFGGPDSWAGVDVLRPDQIAALERPAAPPGPDRYALDETEFALLAVLGRDGRAGYPELARATGLSESTARRKVERLRDLGALFFDVEFVPSLFGYEAEATMVLTVPPARLAEVGAALASHREVPFAAAVTGAASLMAVVVCRDTDALYTYLTERIGAVDGVGQVEVIPALRSVKRAGMLVEGERLVDPPPAP